The genomic DNA TGCTGTACAGATCTTGACCTTTAtaatctgcttttgtttcagcaCACAGCCTTCAGCAGTGGCACTGGGGTGAATGAAGAGAAGGAGTCACTCCCAGCCATTTGCTGGTGATCAGCAACATGTACAAATTAAATacctctcaaaaaaaacccaaaaaaaacagGAGTGGAGATATGAAATCAACATATGTTCACAAATgcagtttaattttcagtaaatttatGTAAAATCCAGTGCATTTGgaattcaatatttttttctgttgtgattAATTCACGGATAATACAGCTCCGACAACTTAGCATACTGAATTCCCATCTTCTTCATGGGATTTCTCCTAAAGGCCATATTTGCACCAAGTCCACTTCTTGCATTATCAGCACACCGCTTGAAAACCTAaaactccaaatatttttttctgtctggatAGATTTTCTGTCTGGATAGATTTTCTTTGAGGGGCCACTCTAGTCATTCTGGTGCTTCAATATAAGGAAAATAACTTGAGATAGTCAAGTATTTGTATAGAATTGGGTATACCCTATTCTTAGCAAGTAGTTTTGTTGAAGATCCTCATCTAGAGTCTCACAATAGGCATTAGAATCAGATATTTCCAGGGAGTAATTTATCCCATCTTAAGACAGCTGTCTAAAATAAGTGGGAGGAAACAGTCTCTGGAGgtccttctttcttccctttgatTTGAAAGTCTAGAAAGCTACCTTAGTCTAGATAACTAACTTTTAGACAGATAAAAATCAGGTCAGGTGACACCTGTAATCGTTATCTCTCCTTATGTCATTCTAGATCTACTTATCTTGgccaaagaacaaaaaagcctgtcagccagcagctcccagcataAGATCCCCTTACAATTGCTTATGCAAGCTCGCAGGAAATTCAGGTGGTCTTATGGAAATCAGTAGAAGTTCTCAGTACAAAATGCAGAGGTGATGTACAATTACTGATCCTAGTCTAAATGTATATGTAATGATGAGTTACCTAccaaaaatacagaagtcaCTTCTGGGCTCACTGTAAATACATGATTTTGGAAACAAGGACTAAGTAGCTCTTTCACAGCACTGCAGTTGTAAACAACTGCAAATGCAACTAAttcaggaaaagctggaaatatgAGCTATGTCTCCACAGAACTGAGCACTACAGCAATCATGGGTTGCACATCCCATAGGATATAGCATGGCAACCCAGATAAGAATGTCATCACACAGATTTAGTTTGACTATCTAGTaagatttccttttctctcacCTCAACAGAATGCATGTCAGCTTCAGACTAGCTAAAGATTCTGATCTGTCTTCGATTCTCAACTCTGCCATTGACTCTGTACCTCCCCCTTAAACCATCATCATCTCAATCTTTTCGCCTGTAACACAAGAACAATAAATAGTCGTGTACAGCAAGCATTCAGATCCATACATTGGAAATAATATTGTCTATGGACAAAACATTAATTGTTGTCTATTCTCAGTTTTCAACTATTTATTTAAACTAGTGACACTGTCATAACAGTTTCTTTCTCAATAAAGCAGTTTAGCACATCAATTTCCACTTGTATGGATTTGGGGGTTTAGCTTTTGTTTTAGCAAAGCAGGTTTATGTCTTCCAGCCTTGTAGCAAACTTTATGAAGacataaaaatctgtgttctttGTAAAATTTGCCACAAGGCTCAAAGACATTCTCTTACACaaacttccatttttaaatgttagaaaacagaaatattccaaTTGTCAAAACAGCgtttcagaataaattatctatgtaaaaaaaaaaatactgaaaacctAATGATATACTTTTGGGCAgtacctcttttttttaaattacaaagggATTTCTTGTGTGCTCAGGTCGTCAGCTTTCCACTAATGAGGTGTACTGTCTCGTAAACATACTTTAAGAAAAGTTAAAGGAACAAATGTACTGTAGGTTGACTGGCAGTTCAAAGGCTTCAAAGTCTCTCTGGAgtcttttcctcttaaaaaatgacattaaCTATGATTCATCAATCAGCAGTTTATGTAACCTGATAGCATTTCACTTTTGCTATCCATCAAGTTCCCAAGTTTTTTGGTGTGTGATAATGCACCTTGTGTGCAGAGATATCATCAGGCTAGACACTGGTTACTACAAAACGCTTAAAGGAGATACACCTGGCCTTTCTAAGTACATTTTACACAGGGACCACTTCTAAGACAGCTTAATCCTAAAAGGTGTGAAACACCCAGTGGAAGCTCCAGGAACACAGGTGAACTTTTGGAAATCAGGCATGTACCTATTCATCTACCCATGAGCATGGCTTTCTAGCTACAAACacctcatttttaaaacacaggaaatctTCATAGGATCCCCCAAAACAGGTATTCTTGCTCAGAAAGGTTTAAGTTGCATGAAATATACATCCTCTTCtgacaacagaaattaaagaacTGACTTCAAATAACAGTGTACATTTAAGACAttctaataaaaattacttacCTCTATGGTGGCAATTTCTATGGTTCTTTTGACAGTTGTTTATTCGACTGCTACAGACTGTTATGAGTATTATAAAAGGCAATAGGATGATATATGACCTAGAGCAGTGGCTTGTAATGATCTATAACACGATGGAGAAGATTATGACTGTTTATGACAACagttcaaaaaataatttaagaatgtGTTAACTCTTTAGCGACATGAAATAATATGAAATGTTATGTTGATGTGAAGTTATGTATGACATTGCCAACattattccattttttaacACAATACCAGTAAGTATGAACAACATGGCAATGTGATAGTTCTCCGATGTGAAACTAGCCATTTGCAGCCCCTTGCACCAGGAAAGCGTACAGAGCTTCTGcaaaaagtaataaaatcaaGCCTACAGTCACTAGAAGCATAGTCACTAGCCAGAGGTCTACCCCTCCACCTGGAATTCTGTAGGAATCCTGTAAATcaaggagagaaacaaaaattaaagaagacCACCAATCTAGACAATAATTCATGCAATAGAAAATACTCTGAACCCAAAAGCAGAGCTTAAGATaccattttaaataaacagtaCAAATTTTAAAGACACCTTGTCCTGAAGTATatgcttctctgctgctctgcacaaaGTTCCTTTCTGAATCAAACACTGTAATATGATTTTTCAGCTTTGACCCATTGAAACTGTAGCATTCACTGACACAATATGTGttaatatgaaattatttcaatatgTTAATAATTGAAACTTTCTAGAGCCTCAGGATTTTTTGCCTTGCAATAATAAATACAACGccttcagttttctgctggGTATCTGGTTCAATAACAggttatggaaaaaaacatcaccTTTTGAATCAGCCATGTCACTTGTATCTCCTCCCTCTTTGTGAGAGCTTACATTTAAATACTGACTTTTTCATACTACTCATATTTTCTGTAATCAGAGACAATCTCAGCCAAAAGTGGAGTGGTTGCTAAACGGATGGAAACAGCAATATCTGGTGTAAAAGACACtaccataacagagaaaaaatccactatttttttctagatacATATGCTGAATTCctaatgaatttttaatgacTTCTTACAGTAGAGAGACAATTTCATGTACTGATTCACATTCCCTGTGCTTATCAAAATCTTTTCTCATCACCAAGTAGAATGAAAAGGTCAGGTCTTAACACTCACACATACAATAATCCAAGCATACAGTAAATGCAGCCCTACTGCAACTCTCTTAGAAGAAGGGCTACCTTATTTTGCAGCCACATGTGCTGACATACCATAAATAAGTTTTTTCAACATGAATCCTCCTACATAAGCTACTATACTGCATTTGCCCttagtgaaaaattattattaacatGACTGATTCTCAGTTCAGCACAACTCTCCTTtttaaacagcagagaaaatgccACTATTAATAGCAGAGCTGTCAAGACAGGATCATCTAAAAGACTCAGAGCGTTTCAAGACAAAGCCAAATTGTCATTCtcttgctgcagtttgcagaaagggaaaaaaaaaatctggtttttaAAGTGAgacagtttaaaagaaaacttagtTAAAACTTATGCACTGGATCAGGTAGGAAGGGCTGACATGATTCTGTGtagatttattttgaaaaccagtAGTTTCTCTTATTGATGAATGGTTCCATTTGCTCTATACTTACTAGCAATTCGCCTCCTCTGAAATAAGTCTGGGGAGCATGGAGGGTGGTTCCTGGTCTCACTGAGTCTTCTACAGATGTCTGTGCTCTTTAGAAGatgctggggtggggaagggggggtggaGAGTTCTCGTGGTTACACTTAGTAAATCAGAAACAGCACTTTGACACATAACTAATTCCTTAATCTCTTTTTTCGCTCACAGGAGCATTCAGGGAGACCTCATTCTGCATATTCAGTAACAATAATAGTCACTCCAGACTCTTCTATAAGGAGACCCAGGATGCAAATTTACAATGCACTGACTCTGCAAGGAGGTACTCCAAGTAAGTACCTTAGTACACCATAGCCTTCCttttagcaaaattatttgATCTGAAGGACACATATGAGTCCACATGTTATAGGACTCCTATTGTAGTAGTGGTATGTATACATTACAGCAATATATTTGAAAGCTGAATACCTTTTTATAGATAACTTCTTATAGACAATGACTTTAGAGAATTATCATAGCAGGAAGCAATGGATGGCTTAAGTTACCAGAAAGGAAGAACATTAGTACTATTTTGTATTACTTATTTACTGCTAGCACTGTCTAGAGTAACATTGATAACTGAAAGAGAGTTCTGCTTTTGCTTATACTTCTGGAAGCAAGCTgcagaagaggcaggagaaaagaaaaacaagaatttaAACCTTTTGTTGTATTCAAAGGTAAATTGTTGGATACAAGCCAGTAGAAGCCATGCAATTAATACTCAATAATCTGCAAGTGGGAATGGTATTAGAAACTATAACTCATCAATCACTGTGCTGTCAATTCTGACTTTTCTGATCTAAACATGGGAGATTCCCAGCTATAGGAACCGATTCAGCACAAACTCTGCTGAGCTCATTCTCAGAGCAATCATTAGCAATAGCCCTTTGAGTCTGCATCACAGTTCTGTCAATGGTGTGAGCTGAATAGCATGACACATCATAAAAGCTGGGTTTAAAGTATTGTTACCTATCCAAATGACTTCTTTCCATTTGCTAGTCAATTCCATGGATGGCTACCCTTCATTTCTGATTCACCTGTTTTTTCCACTGGGGCAGAAATCATTAACTTTGCTCGTATTACCTCTTCCACTGCTTCTTCCACATTTCTTCCATAGGTTTAACATCAGTTTTGGGATCAACAAGAAGAGCTTTTTGAGATTTTATCAGTACTGAAAGGGCCCACACCTAATAGGAGTAACAAAGAAAGTTGTGCTAGCAAAAGCTTATTTGATAAAACAATATTTGAATGAAGCAGATCTACTGTTAGTACCTAAACTGTGCAAAATTACAACTCTACACACTGGAAAGTACAAACCTTGTAGTATTCATCAACATAGCACCAAgcaaaaaatactggaaagagAGTATTATAGCCAAAATTTTAATCCTTTGGCAtccaaatgtaaaaatttaGGGAATAATCAAGGTTCCTAATCATAGGTGTCTAGTAGTCTGCAGTTGCTATGACAGTGTCCTATCAGCCAGGTTCATGAATCACAGTCCCGGATATTCTAGGACGTATAAAATGATGGCAGAAAACTATGTTTAGACACCTGATATACTCCTCTAATTTCAGATTTGGCCATTTGAACACAAGGCACTTAGacattttcagaggtgctggCACTATcaatgaaaccttttttttatacttttgttTAGAGGCTTGATTAAGACTTATTTAAAAGTAATCAAATGCTAGTAAACtgttataaaaaagaaacaacttggTCAGATCACATGAAATACTGTGCTGAACTCGTATAACAGCTACAAGCAGTGACACATGCACCCTTCTGTTTCATTACTGGTCGTATTTACACTGACGCATATTAATGCTGCTGTTATAATTTCtgctctattaaaaaaaattaaataagccCATTTCAGGTTAATGCctaaagcttttccttttctgttttggtacAACAGGAAAACTAAACTGAGTTATTCACACGATTCTAGTTACTGGTAACTGAGCAACAATGTAATTTACTGGAGACATCTAGCTTACACAGCAGAACAGCATCTAGTAAAGTGCACGCAACAGGTAATATGGTTTCTTGTCACTCTCGCAAATGGGAAAAAGACCCATTACCAAAAATCCATTACCAAAGATCTTAATGTGTGTTATTAATGTTATTAAGTAAATGTGGAACTCAGAAATTGAAAATCAGTCATTAAAAGTGGGAAACAGCTGTCTAGCAGGTGTCACGAATAGCCTAAGAAAAAGGTAAATACGAGAAAGGGAGGGAGATAACCTTAAACGCTAGGAACTGAGCACATAAAAGAGTTAAAGCATCCCTGATGGAATTCATTTCACATACATTTAGATACCTGCAGTGTAAACATCTGTATCTGAGCAAGTCACTGAAGACTGTTTTTATAGCCAAGAAGGAGAAACAGGCACAAATCATCTGAGCTCTGCATTAGAAACAGGGACTAGAACGGTGTCTCTATTCATCTTGCATTTAGTCAGACAAATCCCATTCCCCAGTATATAAAAGCTGCAGACACTTGAGATGAGGCTGGTTCCCTATTCCTCTGCTGTAAGTACATCACAGTGCAGCATGTTCATCATCTTGCAACTCAAGAAATTTATGTAGGTAGTTTCTAGAAAGAACCAGGGTATTGGCATACTGTATCTTCTGGATTCTTTGTAAACCTCAGCTCTGGTGTTCTCTAACCCTCATATAGGCACACTActtttgacaatttttttcatacagaattAAACACCAGTGTAAATATATAAACCATGTAACTATTCAGGGTAGAATTGGTCATGGGTTTCTTTACTGAGAATACTTGATCTTTTCCTTAGACTGATAACATTTGTTATGCACAGtaataaaggttttttttctaagataaaGGTTAAggataaaagaacaaaaataggTTTCTAACCACTTCACTGAATGCCACTAACTGCACAGTACTTAGTGCCAGGTTCTTGAAATCTGAGTTATGAACAGTTCTGCTGTCAAAGAGATTCCACAATTTCATATTCCACACTTGTTTGTGTGGAAAAACACTACTCCTGCTTAAGAGGACTTGTAACAGATGCCGTAATACcttaattttgttaatattaCATCTGACTAATAGCTGGATAGAGTTATTGTTGACTCTGCCAAAATGCTATGTGGCCCAGGAGGAAGGCAATGGTCCTGGGGCACCATGAGCCCAGTTTCATTTCTACAATGCACTGAGGAATCagcctttctcttccctcagaTCATTACAGGCTCCTCAAGACCTCTTGCAGGACAGCTAGAATTAGGATTTGGGAccaatatttctttgaaaagccTGTTTCACTTCTTATGTCAACACATAGATTGATTCAAGCTTGATACAACAACCATTCACTTAGATGCCTTAAagcagaagattttaaaatcttagaTGCAAACTGCATCTGATCTATCCATTGCTTTTCAGGAATTGAAATAACATGAGCTTGCCTTTTCACAAGAGCTGAGAGCATACACACCGCTACTGAGTGTCAGTGGGACCCAGATCTCTTCCCACCCCAGAAGCACACCAAGATATTTTCAAGTTCAATATTCAAGCAATGAATAGTGGCTGGTGTCAATCACCAGCCAGACTATTTTGCATAATTGTTTTTTTAGCACCATTCTATCTCTGTAAAATGGGTCTAATCAAGCCTTCATTTCAGAGGAGTGAAATTGCTACAGTGCAAATAACACCAGAATGTTATTTCATCATCAAATGTtagtaaaaataacaacagaagACTCTTTAGAGAGATAAACTTGTTTCAGACGTTGCATATTGTCATGGTGAAGATAAAACAACACTGCGCTTACTTCTCTTACACTGGGACTGTCCATTCAGAAAAGGATGACAGgaacctaggaaaaaaaaagcgtATGATCACATCattaaaaagagagagcaaAATATCTGTAAGCAGCATCCcttaaacaaaataacaaaaaacccccaaccaactaaaaaaccaaacaaaccaaacattttGTCACTTGTTAGAATCTTATTTGCAGACTAGCTGTTGTATCAGATTAAGAGGCTACTATCACAGCTAAATATTCCTTCTGCATTCAACTCAAGTATGCCTGAAAAGAGCCAACACTGGAACTTTAGccatttcagtgaaaatctgGTGTTGCAGACTAAACTGACAAAGAAAGGGGCTTCTAGTTAAGACAATGTACTTGGCATTGAAGCAGTTATTAATTAATTCATGTTCTCTGGGATTATGGAATACGTATACAATAACTTCTTGTCGCAGAAAACTTTGCCTGAGCTTTTGTGCCAGCATCTTAACCTCCATAAATAAGTGAAAGACCTGTTTTCCAAAGGCATTTGGGCTCCTAAAGGCAACTaataagacatttaaaaaaaaggtaattttcctgaaatcagggaaaaaacagtTCTAATCTGTATTCTTAGAAATCTGCAATCAGGTAATTTATTAACACTGGATTTAGTCAATTAAAGACTGTCTATTTTTCCCTGAACCATATCCTGTGCACACTAGAGAAATAAATTTACACAGGCAGCTTTTATTCTGGCATTTCCTAGCTTTTTCATCCTAGTCTTTGCCTTCTTAAGATTATTAACACAATTTTTATGCATAACATAGAGAATCTACAGTGTTAGTAAAACATTTGACATTAATAATgccaaaattttcatttataattatACTTAGCTGAAAAATTGATTGCTACCTTGTTACCCTGAATAATCATTCTATCTGtcaatttaaataattttcagtcttcttaTTCTTCATACAGCTTTTATCccttcaaacattttttctgttttgatcaTTACATACTTCTACAAGAAAACTCCCCAACTTTAACTATTCTATCGTTCCTAAGATATCTGTTTTCTTATATTTCAATTATTGCTGATCTAGTGTTTCATTTACTCTGGCTTTCTTTATAACTTTTGTTACCTTATTTAGCGCTTGAAAACCCCCACAGGGAATATTACCTCAGCATCTTATCAGAACCGTAAAATTGAGGCTGCGGTTCTGATGTGCAATATGCTATTACAGTATCTTCACGAGGGCATCCTGCTTATACCAGGTTAATATTTACTGATGTGCTAATGTAATAATGACCTACctgcctctgcttctctctgggGTAATTTTCGTCTATAGGGATGGGAATTAACGACAGTCTCTCTGTGCTGCCTGATGTCAGAGCTGAGAAAGGTGCGAAGGGTATATAAGAGCCGTATTGCTTGTCAgcaaggaaggggaaaagggataCTCCAGAGCTAGATGCAAGCGTGGAATTGTTGTGTGCACCCTTCTTGCTAACACAGGCGTGCTTCTTCAGTTAGCTCCCTGACCAGTAAAAGGTAAacaatttccctttttctcttacTTACAATGCAGTGCAACAGATGTGCTTTCAGGAAAGCACAATGTTTCTCATTATTAatcaacagcatttttcaggaaaacGCTAAGTTAACTTCAAGGTAAATTGCACCTGAGACCAGAATTTGAGACTGCAACATGCTGGGAAATGTAAACCGGAGATAAGGGAAAGGATTGAAACTACTAGGTggaaaatgaacatttattGTTGAGAGCTATCTGTCTGAAACTGCATTGTGTCACTAAACTTAGGGGGATCTTTTTTATTGTAGACTGTGAAAAAGACTAGCTGCTGTTGATTTAGGACAGAATGGGTATCAGTAATAGAGTATGCTGAAGAGTATTTgggtttgctttcagttttgaatcattattcttttcagaaagtttgGAAGCAAAGATGTGCAACCTAAAGCTGtcagttttcttcattgcaCTTTCTGTCACTCTGAGCTGTTTGGAAGCTACACCTATTGAGAAGTGAGtaataaataattgtatttatttctttttagggGAAAATGTGTTTGGATTATTGCattaattgcttttgttttcatgtctcAAATAATATGAGCAAAAATACAGCCATTCAATTTCACAGGgtattttattgttgtttaaaGATTGCTATCTGTGGCTGATGATCTATCTGATGGTACTTCCAAGAGACAAGGATGGATATTGCCAGTAATGTCACGGAATACACTCTTAGGACTTAGCGAGGAAATGCCAGAACAAtcagcagcaaagacaaaaaggtattgattttccctgttttttctaGTCATATCAGCTAGGATCAAATTATGAAGTAAACTTTGTGCCAGTGATATTCTGTTACTTGAGACACTTTATGTCTGTTGCTTATTCTCAAAAAGAACTGAGAATATCCTTCTTCTTGTAAACAGAGCCATTCTGTAAGCATAAAGATCAAAGTATTCAGGGTAGAAAGTGAAATCCGGAGACAAAAGTTGCAGATCTTGTAATCGCTTTACAATTATAATGCTTTCATGAATTAAAAAGGCTATAAATAATACATTACCTTGAGAAGAAAGGTGTATTTTGAAAGGgccttcttttttaaatttgtcaCATTTTCAAgcttgaaggggaaaaaatatataaataccCTTCTTAATAACACTAAGTCTTTGGTAGAATggaattattttataatatagCTGTTTCCTTTAAGTAATATTTCATTACAGAGTTATATATCAATTTAATCAcgggaaggaggaaaagaagcaatTGGTTCTAATAGAATTTAACATGTCTGAAATGCATTCATGTTTATAAATCCATTTTGAAATCAATATTCATGTAACTTTTCAATGAACAAAATagcatttcagaaagtatttgTGATTTGTACTAAAAGATAAATAGCACCGAACTGTTCTATGTTCATCAGGCTTTTGAGTGAAATTCCTTCAGTGACAATACTACCATGGATAGATT from Falco rusticolus isolate bFalRus1 chromosome 5, bFalRus1.pri, whole genome shotgun sequence includes the following:
- the LOC119148609 gene encoding islet amyloid polypeptide isoform X1, which produces MSLKVLESFFISSGFLEAEGCWGNAFREHSGRPHSAYSVTIIVTPDSSIRRPRMQIYNALTLQGGTPKSLEAKMCNLKLSVFFIALSVTLSCLEATPIEKLLSVADDLSDGTSKRQGWILPVMSRNTLLGLSEEMPEQSAAKTKSSHHLEKRKCNTATCVTQRLADFLVRSSNNIGAIYSPTNVGSNTYGKRDTVGLLSKEPQNNAQL
- the LOC119148609 gene encoding islet amyloid polypeptide isoform X2, coding for MSLKVLESFFISSGFLEAEGCWGNAFREHSGRPHSAYSVTIIVTPDSSIRRPRMQIYNALTLQGGTPKSLEAKMCNLKLSVFFIALSVTLSCLEATPIEKLLSVADDLSDGTSKRQGWILPVMSRNTLLGLSEEMPEQSAAKTKSHHLEKRKCNTATCVTQRLADFLVRSSNNIGAIYSPTNVGSNTYGKRDTVGLLSKEPQNNAQL